A window of Zingiber officinale cultivar Zhangliang chromosome 5A, Zo_v1.1, whole genome shotgun sequence contains these coding sequences:
- the LOC121982796 gene encoding uncharacterized protein LOC121982796, producing the protein MGDSTTSLAKARNELEDLYLGVPDESVDLSFKDLTSFQENGVTEKKVSSMVRIDEESVLEALKASPINKSPSIDFSKGLQGANKSYGVEVELFRERLLQNSFKRSSKSAAMMLERSNAYDDMSGLSMTSTAVRETGRRRQPGIPHSNICALCSIYIYIFRHRCLVCGRVYCRSCVGSGMGEMSEGRKCVECLGRRFSQRYIKRAGKALCCWRYPSRVKVQELMWAEKGPRRSGERQYRSGVSSAIRSPVSMIGSPRVASRLGSPVKMVGMPSAAAQYSIGHESSFMASPMRSPSPHAFPL; encoded by the exons ATGGGAGACAGCACCACCAGTCTCGCCAAGGCGAGGAATGAGCTCGAAGACCTCTACCTCGGCGTCCCAGATGAGTCGGTCGACCTCAGTTTTAAGGACCTTACGAGCTTTCAAGAAAATGGAGTAACTGAAAAAAAGGTCAGCAGCATGGTACGAATCGACGAGGAATCAGTACTCGAGGCGCTTAAGGCCTCGCCGATCAACAAGTCGCCGAGTATTGATTTCTCAAAGGGTCTACAAGGAGCTAATAAAAGCTACGGGGTCGAAGTCGAATTGTTTCGCGAGCGGCTTCTGCAGAACAGCTTCAAGAGGAGCAGCAAGAGCGCGGCAATGATGTTGGAGCGCAGCAACGCTTACGATGATATGAGCGGGCTGAGCATGACGAGCACTGCGGTCAGAGAGACAGGGAGGAGAAGACAACCTGGCATCCCTCACTCTAACATCTGTGCTCTCTGCAGTATTTACATCTACATTTTTAGGCATAGATGCTTG GTTTGTGGAAGAGTATATTGCAGGAGCTGCGTAGGCAGTGGCATGGGAGAGATGTCTGAAGGAAGGAAATGCGTGGAATGTTTGGGGAGAAGGTTCAGCCAAAG GTACATCAAAAGGGCAGGCAAGGCATTATGTTGTTGGAGGTATCCCAGTAGAGTGAAAGTGCAAGAGCTCATGTGGGCGGAGAAGGGGCCAAGGAGGAGCGGCGAGAGGCAATATCGAAGTGGAGTTTCGTCGGCAATACGAAGTCCGGTATCCATGATTGGGAGCCCAAGGGTAGCATCCAGGTTAGGAAGCCCGGTGAAGATGGTGGGGATGCCGTCAGCCGCTGCGCAGTATAGCATAGGCCACGAGTCCTCCTTCATGGCCAGCCCCATGCGTTCACCTAGTCCTCATGCATTTCCTCTGTAA